The following coding sequences are from one Pseudomonas mendocina window:
- a CDS encoding peptidylprolyl isomerase yields MIKLHTNHGVITLNLFADKAPETVANFEQYVKEGHYDGTIFHRVIGNFMIQGGGFEPGMKQKPTRAPIKNEANNGVANKVGTIAMARTMEPHSASAQFFINVADNAFLNHSAPTVQGWGYAVFGEVVEGMDVVEKIKGVATTMKSGHQDVPVDDVIIEKAEVVAE; encoded by the coding sequence ATGATCAAACTGCACACCAACCACGGCGTCATCACCCTGAACCTGTTCGCCGACAAAGCCCCGGAAACCGTGGCCAACTTCGAGCAATACGTGAAGGAAGGCCATTACGACGGCACCATTTTCCACCGCGTAATCGGCAACTTCATGATCCAGGGTGGTGGTTTCGAGCCAGGCATGAAGCAGAAGCCGACCCGCGCACCGATCAAGAACGAAGCTAACAATGGCGTCGCCAACAAGGTCGGCACCATCGCCATGGCCCGCACCATGGAGCCGCATTCGGCCAGCGCGCAGTTCTTCATCAACGTCGCCGACAACGCTTTCCTCAACCACAGCGCGCCGACCGTTCAGGGCTGGGGCTACGCCGTATTCGGTGAAGTGGTCGAAGGCATGGACGTGGTCGAGAAGATCAAGGGTGTGGCCACCACCATGAAATCGGGCCACCAGGACGTACCGGT
- a CDS encoding 3-oxoacyl-ACP reductase family protein, protein MSTQKTLENKVAFIQGGSRGIGAAIAQRLAKEGAAVALTYVSSAAGALDVMRAIEAGGGRAIAIQADSRDEQAIRAAIRHTQESFGRLDILVNNAGVLAVAPIDEFSIEDLDRTLDVNVRSVVIASQEAARLMGEGGRIITIGSTNAERMPFAGGSVYALSKAAVAGFTKGLARDLGPRGITVNNVQPGPVDTDMNPDQGDFAESLKQTMALPRYGKAEEIASFVAYLAGPEAAYITGANLTIDGGFSA, encoded by the coding sequence ATGAGCACTCAGAAAACCCTCGAAAACAAGGTCGCCTTCATTCAGGGCGGCTCCCGCGGTATCGGTGCCGCCATTGCCCAGCGCCTGGCAAAGGAAGGTGCTGCCGTTGCACTGACCTATGTTTCCTCAGCGGCAGGTGCCCTCGATGTGATGCGTGCAATCGAAGCCGGCGGCGGCCGCGCTATCGCCATCCAGGCCGACAGCCGTGACGAGCAGGCCATTCGCGCCGCCATCCGCCACACGCAGGAGAGTTTCGGGCGCCTCGATATCCTGGTGAACAACGCCGGTGTGCTGGCTGTAGCACCCATCGATGAATTCAGCATCGAGGATCTGGATCGAACCCTGGACGTCAACGTGCGCAGCGTGGTGATCGCCAGCCAGGAGGCCGCTCGGTTGATGGGTGAGGGCGGTCGCATCATCACCATCGGCAGCACCAACGCCGAGCGCATGCCGTTCGCCGGTGGTTCGGTCTATGCGCTGAGCAAGGCGGCGGTGGCCGGTTTCACCAAGGGCCTGGCGCGTGATCTGGGGCCGCGTGGCATCACCGTCAACAATGTGCAGCCGGGCCCGGTGGATACCGACATGAACCCGGATCAGGGGGATTTCGCCGAGTCGCTGAAGCAGACCATGGCCCTGCCGCGCTACGGCAAGGCCGAGGAAATCGCCAGTTTCGTGGCCTATCTGGCAGGCCCGGAGGCGGCTTATATCACCGGTGCCAACCTGACCATCGACGGTGGCTTCTCGGCCTGA
- the ampC gene encoding class C beta-lactamase, whose translation MRSSLRPLLVTLGLCLSSQAAFAELNQAVDAAVKPMMQAYSIPGMAIAISHKGQSHFFEYGVASRESGKAVDRHTLFELGSISKLFTATLGAYAEARGTLNLSDNASQYLPALRGSAFDHISLLDLATYTAGGLPLQFPDAVSNEQQMFDYYRNWQAVYPPGTQRLYSNPSIGLFGYLAAASLAEPFQQLMEKDLLPQLDLQESYVQIPAEQMARYAWGYRDDRPVRVNPGALDAEAYGLKSSATDMLRFIDANLRPDKLPAALHQAISSTHRGYYQVGDMTQALGWERYAYPISLEKLQAGNSAEMALQPQTVERFSVPKPAEGDQLLNKTGSTNGFGAYILLLPARDTGLVILANRNYPNAERVRLALQLLDAIEP comes from the coding sequence ATGCGCTCATCCCTTCGCCCCCTGCTTGTCACGCTCGGTCTGTGCCTCAGCAGTCAGGCGGCCTTCGCCGAACTGAACCAGGCAGTCGATGCTGCCGTGAAACCAATGATGCAGGCCTACTCCATTCCCGGCATGGCCATTGCCATCAGCCACAAGGGACAGTCGCATTTCTTCGAGTACGGTGTTGCCTCGCGCGAAAGCGGCAAGGCCGTGGATCGCCACACCCTGTTCGAGCTGGGTTCGATCAGCAAACTGTTCACTGCCACCCTCGGTGCCTACGCCGAAGCCCGCGGCACGCTGAACCTCAGCGACAACGCCAGCCAGTACCTGCCAGCCCTGCGTGGCAGCGCCTTCGATCACATCAGCCTGCTGGATCTGGCCACCTACACAGCGGGCGGCTTACCGCTGCAGTTTCCAGACGCAGTCAGCAATGAACAGCAGATGTTCGATTACTACCGCAACTGGCAGGCGGTCTACCCGCCAGGGACACAGCGTCTGTACTCCAACCCCAGCATCGGCCTGTTCGGTTACCTGGCAGCTGCCAGCCTGGCCGAGCCGTTTCAACAGTTGATGGAGAAGGATCTGCTGCCACAACTGGACCTGCAGGAAAGCTACGTGCAGATACCCGCCGAGCAGATGGCGCGTTATGCCTGGGGTTATCGCGATGACAGACCTGTGCGGGTAAACCCCGGCGCACTGGACGCCGAAGCCTACGGTCTGAAATCCAGTGCCACCGATATGCTGCGCTTCATCGACGCCAACCTGCGCCCGGACAAACTGCCCGCAGCGCTGCATCAAGCCATCAGCTCCACCCATCGCGGCTATTACCAGGTCGGTGACATGACCCAGGCACTGGGCTGGGAGCGCTACGCCTACCCCATCAGCCTGGAGAAACTGCAGGCCGGCAACTCAGCGGAAATGGCGCTGCAACCCCAGACCGTGGAACGCTTCAGCGTGCCCAAACCAGCCGAAGGCGATCAGCTGCTGAACAAGACGGGTTCGACCAATGGTTTCGGCGCCTACATCCTGCTGCTACCGGCGCGCGATACCGGGCTGGTGATACTCGCCAACCGCAATTACCCCAATGCCGAACGAGTACGCCTGGCACTGCAACTACTCGATGCTATCGAGCCGTGA
- a CDS encoding LysR family transcriptional regulator translates to METLSSIECFVRTAEAGSFAEAARRLGLTPAAVGKNVARLESSLGVRLFLRSTRRLTLTEAGERFLAEVSGGLASIQGAVANLASSQGQPAGTLKVSMGVAFGRDYILPHLADFLARYPAIIPDWHFDNRAVDLIGEGFDAAIGGGFELPPGAIARQLAPAHRVLLAAPAYLARHAPITRPEDLPLHDGILIRSPQTGRVRTWPLRTRDDQQATLELKQRMTMNDPEAACHAALQGLGITLVSTVHALHYLQRGSLQRVLPDWYVDTGSLSLYFSAQKLLPAKTRVFIDFIVERFREYRWAERFDARKPHEYLSRK, encoded by the coding sequence ATGGAAACCCTCAGCAGCATCGAGTGCTTCGTCCGCACCGCCGAGGCAGGCAGCTTCGCCGAAGCCGCGCGGCGCCTGGGCCTGACCCCGGCAGCCGTTGGCAAGAACGTCGCACGCCTGGAGTCCAGCCTCGGTGTGCGCCTGTTCCTACGTAGCACCAGACGCCTGACCCTGACCGAAGCCGGCGAGCGTTTTCTTGCAGAAGTGTCGGGCGGGCTGGCGAGTATCCAGGGCGCGGTGGCCAACCTGGCAAGCAGCCAGGGCCAGCCGGCAGGCACTCTCAAGGTGAGCATGGGCGTGGCTTTCGGGCGCGACTACATCCTGCCGCACCTGGCCGATTTCCTTGCACGCTACCCAGCGATCATCCCGGACTGGCACTTCGACAACCGCGCCGTCGATCTCATCGGTGAAGGCTTCGACGCGGCTATCGGCGGCGGCTTCGAATTGCCTCCCGGCGCGATTGCCCGGCAGTTGGCGCCTGCCCACCGGGTGCTGCTGGCGGCTCCGGCCTATCTCGCCAGGCACGCGCCCATCACACGACCGGAGGATCTGCCCCTGCACGACGGCATCCTCATCCGTTCACCGCAGACTGGCCGCGTACGCACTTGGCCACTGCGTACCCGTGACGACCAGCAAGCCACCCTCGAACTGAAGCAGCGCATGACCATGAACGATCCCGAGGCGGCTTGCCATGCCGCTCTGCAAGGCCTTGGCATCACCCTGGTCAGCACCGTCCACGCGCTGCACTATCTGCAACGCGGCAGTCTGCAGCGGGTATTACCCGACTGGTACGTCGATACCGGCAGCCTAAGCCTGTACTTCAGCGCACAGAAACTGCTGCCGGCCAAGACGCGGGTATTCATCGATTTCATCGTCGAGCGTTTTCGCGAATACCGCTGGGCTGAGCGTTTCGACGCTCGCAAACCGCACGAGTACTTATCCCGGAAATGA
- a CDS encoding glutamine--tRNA ligase/YqeY domain fusion protein, producing MSKPTVEKAANFLRPIVQADLDSGKHTTIVTRFPPEPNGYLHIGHAKSICLNFGLAEEFGGQCNLRFDDTNPAKEDQEYIDAIKADVEWLGFKWAGEERYASNYFDQLHAWAIELIKAGKAFVCDLNAEEMREYRGNLTEPGKNSPFRERSVEENLDLFARMKAGEFPDGARSLRAKIDMASPNINLRDPILYRIRHAHHHQTGDKWCIYPSYDFTHGQSDAIEGITHSICTLEFEDHRPLYEWFLANLPVPAQPRQYEFARLNLNYTITSKRKLKQLVDEGHVNGWDDPRMSTLSGYRRRGYTPASIRTFCDMIGVNRAGGLVDIGMLEFAIRDDLDANASRAMCVLKPLKVVITNYPEGQVENLELARHPKQDIGTRVLPFSREIYIDASDFEETPPDGFKRLIPGGEVRLRGSYVIRADEAIKDAAGNIVELRCSYDENTLGKNPEGRKVKGVIHWVPAAESVECEVRLYDRLFRSANPEKSEEGGSFLDNINPESLVVLTGCRAEPSLAQATADDRFQFEREGYFCLDKDSAAGALVFNRTVTLRDSWGQ from the coding sequence ATGAGCAAGCCTACCGTCGAAAAAGCTGCCAACTTCCTGCGCCCCATCGTCCAGGCTGATCTGGACAGCGGCAAGCACACCACTATCGTGACCCGCTTTCCGCCGGAGCCCAACGGCTACCTGCACATCGGCCATGCCAAGAGCATCTGTCTGAACTTCGGCCTGGCCGAGGAATTCGGTGGCCAGTGCAACCTGCGTTTCGACGACACCAACCCGGCCAAGGAAGACCAGGAATACATCGACGCGATCAAGGCCGACGTCGAGTGGCTGGGCTTCAAGTGGGCCGGCGAGGAGCGCTACGCCTCCAATTATTTCGACCAACTGCACGCCTGGGCCATCGAGCTGATCAAGGCGGGCAAGGCCTTCGTCTGCGACCTGAATGCCGAAGAGATGCGCGAGTACCGCGGCAACCTGACCGAACCGGGCAAGAACAGCCCGTTCCGTGAGCGCAGCGTCGAGGAGAACCTCGACCTGTTCGCCCGCATGAAGGCTGGCGAGTTCCCGGATGGTGCCCGTTCGCTGCGCGCCAAGATCGACATGGCCTCGCCGAACATCAACCTGCGCGACCCGATCCTCTATCGCATTCGCCACGCCCATCACCACCAGACCGGTGACAAGTGGTGCATCTACCCGAGCTATGACTTCACTCACGGTCAGTCGGACGCCATCGAGGGCATCACCCACTCCATCTGCACCCTGGAGTTCGAGGATCATCGCCCGCTATACGAATGGTTCCTGGCCAACCTGCCGGTGCCGGCGCAGCCGCGTCAGTATGAATTCGCACGTCTGAACCTGAACTACACCATCACCAGCAAGCGCAAGCTCAAGCAACTGGTGGACGAAGGTCACGTCAACGGTTGGGACGACCCGCGCATGTCGACCCTGTCCGGCTATCGTCGTCGCGGTTACACCCCGGCTTCGATCCGCACTTTCTGCGACATGATTGGCGTCAACCGCGCCGGCGGCCTGGTGGACATCGGCATGCTGGAATTCGCTATTCGTGACGACCTGGACGCCAACGCCTCGCGTGCCATGTGCGTGCTCAAGCCGCTCAAGGTGGTGATCACCAACTACCCGGAAGGCCAGGTCGAGAACCTGGAGTTGGCGCGCCACCCCAAGCAGGACATCGGTACCCGCGTGCTGCCGTTCTCCCGCGAGATCTACATTGACGCCAGCGACTTCGAGGAAACCCCGCCGGATGGCTTCAAGCGCCTGATCCCGGGCGGCGAAGTGCGCCTGCGTGGCAGCTATGTGATCCGCGCCGATGAAGCCATCAAGGACGCCGCCGGCAATATCGTCGAGCTGCGCTGCAGCTATGACGAGAACACCCTGGGCAAGAACCCGGAAGGGCGTAAGGTCAAGGGCGTGATCCACTGGGTACCGGCCGCCGAGAGCGTCGAGTGCGAAGTGCGTCTTTACGATCGCCTGTTCCGCTCGGCCAACCCGGAGAAGAGCGAAGAGGGCGGGAGCTTCCTCGACAACATCAATCCCGAGTCGCTGGTGGTGCTCACCGGTTGCCGCGCGGAGCCGTCGCTGGCCCAGGCCACTGCCGATGATCGCTTCCAGTTCGAGCGCGAAGGTTATTTCTGCCTGGACAAGGACTCGGCTGCCGGTGCGCTGGTGTTCAACCGCACCGTCACCCTGCGTGACTCCTGGGGGCAGTAA
- a CDS encoding DMT family transporter, giving the protein MDNNLKRGSLEMVAAMLISGTIGWFVLVSGQAVVDVVFWRCLIGGVLLLVCAALGLLRAELLGRRVLLLAVLSGVAIVGNWLLLFASYAQASIAVSTVVYNVQPFMLVGLAALFLGERITLHKLGWLALAFIGMLAIVSAHGQGVVTGANYLLGIALALAAALLYAAAALIVKRLSGTPPHLIALIQLLTGGLMLAPLMEWQLPQGDVAWASLATLGIVHTGLMYMLLYGAIQKLPTALTGALSFIYPVAAILVDWLAFDHWLSALQWLGVAAILLAAAGMQQGWRLGIRARRPVRV; this is encoded by the coding sequence ATGGATAACAACCTCAAACGCGGCTCGCTGGAAATGGTCGCCGCCATGTTGATTTCCGGCACTATCGGTTGGTTCGTGCTGGTATCCGGCCAGGCCGTGGTCGATGTAGTGTTCTGGCGCTGCCTGATCGGCGGCGTGCTGCTATTGGTCTGCGCCGCGTTGGGCCTGCTGCGCGCCGAGCTGCTGGGGCGACGAGTATTACTGCTGGCCGTGCTCAGCGGTGTGGCCATTGTCGGCAACTGGCTGCTGTTGTTCGCCTCCTATGCACAGGCCTCCATCGCCGTCAGTACCGTGGTGTACAACGTCCAGCCATTCATGCTGGTGGGCTTGGCGGCGCTGTTTCTTGGCGAGCGGATCACCTTGCACAAGCTTGGTTGGCTGGCACTGGCCTTCATCGGCATGTTGGCGATCGTCAGTGCACATGGTCAGGGCGTGGTGACCGGTGCCAACTACCTGTTGGGTATCGCCCTGGCGCTGGCTGCGGCGCTGCTCTATGCGGCTGCAGCACTGATCGTCAAACGTCTCAGCGGTACGCCGCCGCACCTGATTGCCTTGATCCAGTTGCTAACGGGGGGGCTGATGCTGGCGCCGTTGATGGAGTGGCAGCTACCGCAGGGTGATGTCGCCTGGGCCAGCCTGGCGACGCTGGGCATCGTGCACACCGGATTGATGTACATGCTGCTGTATGGCGCGATCCAGAAGCTGCCGACCGCGCTGACCGGTGCGCTGTCGTTCATCTACCCGGTCGCGGCGATCCTGGTCGACTGGCTGGCCTTCGACCATTGGTTGAGTGCACTGCAGTGGCTCGGTGTAGCGGCCATCCTGTTGGCGGCAGCGGGCATGCAACAGGGCTGGCGACTGGGAATCAGGGCGAGACGCCCTGTCAGGGTCTGA
- the cysS gene encoding cysteine--tRNA ligase — protein MALSIYNTLSKTKDAFKPLEGNSVRMYVCGMTVYDFCHIGHARVMVAFDVITRWLRARGYDVTYVRNITDIDDKIIRRANENGEPFEALVERMIAAMHEDEARLSVLRPDIEPRATGHIAGMHQMIQTLIDKGYAYAPGNGDVYYRVTKFETYGKLSRRKIDELKIGARIEVDEIKEDPLDFVLWKGAKPGEPSWESPWGKGRPGWHIECSVMSTCCLGETFDIHGGGPDLVFPHHENEIAQSEAATGKQYANAWMHAGAVRVDGEKMSKSLGNFFTIREVLEKYHPEVVRYLLVSSHYRSPINYSEESLKEAKGALERFYNGLKGLPEAAPAGGEAFVERFGAAMDDDFNSPEACAVLFEMIREVNRLRESDVQAAAGLAAQLKQLASVLGVLQLEPEAFLQAGAAGKVDAAEVDALIAARLQARADKNWAESDRIRDQLTAMGVVLEDGKGGTTWRLAE, from the coding sequence ATGGCACTGAGCATTTACAACACCCTGAGCAAAACGAAGGACGCGTTCAAACCGCTGGAAGGCAACAGCGTGCGCATGTACGTGTGCGGCATGACCGTCTACGACTTCTGCCATATCGGTCACGCTCGGGTGATGGTCGCTTTCGACGTGATCACCCGCTGGCTGCGCGCGCGCGGCTATGACGTGACCTACGTGCGCAACATCACTGACATCGACGACAAGATCATCCGTCGTGCCAACGAGAACGGCGAGCCGTTCGAGGCGTTGGTCGAGCGCATGATTGCGGCCATGCATGAAGACGAAGCACGCCTGTCCGTGCTGCGCCCTGACATCGAACCGCGTGCCACCGGCCATATAGCCGGCATGCACCAGATGATTCAGACCCTGATCGACAAGGGCTATGCCTACGCGCCGGGCAATGGCGACGTGTACTACCGCGTCACCAAGTTCGAGACCTACGGCAAGCTGTCGCGGCGCAAGATCGATGAGCTGAAGATCGGCGCGCGCATCGAAGTGGATGAAATCAAGGAAGACCCGTTGGACTTCGTGCTGTGGAAAGGCGCCAAGCCGGGCGAACCGAGTTGGGAGTCGCCCTGGGGCAAGGGCCGTCCGGGCTGGCACATCGAGTGCTCGGTGATGTCCACCTGCTGCCTTGGCGAGACCTTCGACATCCACGGCGGAGGCCCGGATCTGGTGTTCCCGCACCACGAGAACGAGATCGCGCAGAGCGAGGCGGCCACTGGCAAGCAGTACGCCAACGCCTGGATGCACGCCGGTGCGGTGCGCGTGGATGGCGAGAAGATGTCCAAGAGCCTGGGCAACTTCTTCACCATTCGTGAGGTGCTGGAGAAGTACCACCCGGAAGTGGTGCGCTACCTGCTGGTATCCAGTCACTACCGCAGCCCGATCAACTATTCGGAAGAGAGCCTCAAGGAAGCCAAGGGCGCCCTGGAGCGTTTCTACAACGGCCTCAAGGGCCTGCCGGAAGCCGCGCCTGCCGGTGGCGAAGCCTTCGTCGAGCGTTTCGGCGCAGCGATGGACGACGATTTCAACTCGCCGGAAGCCTGCGCCGTGCTGTTCGAGATGATTCGCGAGGTCAACCGCCTGCGTGAGTCGGACGTGCAGGCCGCTGCCGGCCTGGCCGCCCAGCTCAAGCAACTGGCCAGCGTGCTCGGCGTGCTGCAACTGGAGCCGGAAGCCTTCCTTCAGGCCGGTGCTGCCGGCAAGGTCGATGCAGCGGAGGTCGATGCGCTGATCGCTGCGCGCCTGCAGGCCCGCGCCGACAAGAACTGGGCGGAAAGTGACCGTATCCGCGACCAGCTCACTGCCATGGGCGTGGTACTGGAGGACGGTAAGGGTGGCACCACCTGGCGCCTTGCCGAGTAA
- a CDS encoding Lrp/AsnC family transcriptional regulator, translated as MTDEIDQTLIAALMEDSRRSLKALAQISGLSSPSVAERLRRLEERGVLKGYTVEIDPRHFGYQLQAIVRVRPLPGKLHEVERLLQATPEFTECDKVTGEDCFVARLHVRSMEQLDEVLDRINGYAETNTAIVKKTSVPRRLPPMN; from the coding sequence ATGACCGATGAAATCGACCAGACCCTGATCGCCGCACTGATGGAAGATTCGCGACGCTCGCTCAAAGCCCTGGCGCAGATCAGTGGCCTTTCCTCCCCCAGCGTGGCCGAACGCTTGCGCCGCCTGGAGGAACGTGGCGTGCTCAAGGGCTATACGGTGGAGATCGATCCACGTCATTTTGGCTATCAGTTGCAGGCCATCGTTCGCGTGCGACCGCTGCCCGGCAAACTACACGAGGTGGAGCGATTGCTTCAGGCCACGCCGGAGTTCACCGAGTGCGACAAGGTCACTGGCGAGGACTGTTTCGTCGCTCGCCTGCACGTACGCTCCATGGAACAGCTGGACGAAGTGCTCGACCGCATCAACGGCTACGCCGAAACCAATACCGCCATCGTCAAGAAGACCTCGGTTCCCCGCCGACTGCCCCCGATGAACTGA